From one Rosa rugosa chromosome 4, drRosRugo1.1, whole genome shotgun sequence genomic stretch:
- the LOC133746541 gene encoding phenylacetaldehyde oxime monooxygenase CYP71AN24-like: MALLNQFCEELNTSTVFNPFLVSLLLLFIFVLFSLSRSVEKLKTPPSPTRLPIIGNLHQVGTLPHRSLHALSKKYGPLMLLHLGQVPTLVVSSANMAKEIMKTHDSVCCSRPKSTAANILLYGCGDIAYSPYGEYWRQVRKLCVVELLSLKRVQQFEFAREEEVTELVKSIRKACLRKSPINLSDMLSTTFNNILSRCVTGNRFVEENDNWFGEASRRLLVQLTTFSFGDMFPCLRWIDNLRGFIASLKATSAKLDGFFDQLIEEHKTTKAEGMPETSDFVDILVKLQKDDILNLDLTQDNLKAILQDMFIGGSDTTATALEWLMAELVRNPSVMKKLQQEVRRVVGKKEKIDVDDINQMDFLKCVNKETLRLHPPAPLLLPRETIAAVTLGGYYIPAKTRILVNAFAIQRDPKFWDKPEEFLPERFEDNSIDFKGQDFQFVPFGGGRRGCPGLAFAVAGAEYVVANLLYWFDWKLPNDNVSADALDMSEVFGITVHKKAPLHLVPIPYSP; the protein is encoded by the exons ATGGCTCTGTTGAATCAATTCTGTGAAGAGCTAAATACGAGCACTGTCTTCAATCCCTTCCTGGTTTCTCTGCTCTTGCTTTTTATCTTCGTTTTATTTTCACTTTCTAGATCAGTTGAGAAACTCAAAACGCCGCCTTCCCCAACAAGGTTGCCAATAATTGGAAACCTCCACCAGGTGGGCACACTCCCACACCGTTCTCTTCATGCCCTTTCAAAGAAGTATGGCCCTCTAATGCTACTGCACTTGGGCCAAGTTCCAACACTAGTCGTTTCATCTGCAAACATGGCCAAGGAAATAATGAAGACTCATGACAGTGTTTGCTGCAGCCGTCCCAAATCTACAGCTGCAAATATATTACTCTATGGATGCGGAGACATAGCGTACTCTCCTTATGGAGAGTACTGGAGACAAGTTCGGAAACTTTGTGTTGTTGAACTTCTAAGCCTTAAAAGAGTACAACAATTTGAATTTGCAAGAGAGGAAGAAGTTACAGAATTGGTCAAGAGTATACGCAAAGCATGCCTGAGGAAGTCTCCCATTAATCTAAGTGACATGCTGAGCACAACCTTCAACAACATACTGTCTAGGTGTGTTACTGGAAACAGGTTTGTAGAGGAAAATGATAATTGGTTTGGAGAGGCATCAAGAAGGTTGTTGGTTCAACTCACGACTTTCAGTTTTGGAGATATGTTCCCTTGTTTGAGATGGATTGACAATCTTAGAGGATTCATTGCAAGTTTGAAAGCAACTTCTGCCAAATTAGATGGGTTCTTTGATCAGTTGATTGAAGAACACAAGACCACAAAGGCAGAAGGTATGCCCGAAACAAGTGATTTTGTGGATATTCTTGTCAAACTTCAAAAAGATGACATACTTAACTTGGATCTCACTCAAGACAACTTGAAAGCAATCCTACAG GACATGTTTATTGGCGGAAGTGATACTACAGCGACAGCTTTGGAATGGCTAATGGCAGAGCTTGTGAGAAATCCAAGTGTGATGAAGAAACTCCAACAAGAAGTAAGAAGAGTCGtggggaaaaaagaaaagatagatGTAGATGATATTAATCAAATGGACTTCTTAAAATGTGTCAACAAAGAAACTTTAAGACTACATCCTCCAGCTCCTCTTTTACTTCCGCGAGAAACAATCGCAGCTGTAACACTGGGAGGTTACTATATCCCCGCAAAAACAAGGATACTTGTCAATGCATTTGCAATCCAAAGGGACCCCAAGTTCTGGGACAAGCCAGAGGAGTTCCTCCCGGAGCGATTTGAGGACAACTCAATTGATTTTAAGGGCCAGGACTTCCAATTTGTCCCGTTCGGTGGTGGGAGAAGAGGTTGTCCAGGGCTGGCCTTTGCGGTGGCTGGAGCTGAATATGTGGTTGCAAATCTTCTGTACTGGTTTGACTGGAAGTTGCCAAATGATAATGTTTCGGCCGATGCCTTAGACATGAGCGAGGTTTTTGGAATCACTGTCCATAAGAAAGCTCCTCTTCATCTTGTCCCCATACCATACTCCCCTTAA